In the Streptomyces formicae genome, one interval contains:
- a CDS encoding class I adenylate-forming enzyme family protein, with product MRTSENETAYELGASRTLWELIERRAALTPDAPVLIQSADDPADDRTLTFGELRDRAERVAAGLYAKGVRPGTVVAWQLPTRIETALLSFALARVGAVQSPVIPFHRDREVGFALRESKAEFFAVPGVWRGFDHTAMARSLAEQGGFTVFEAYDELPDGDPSVLPAPPADGTSVRWIYWTSGTTSDPKGVLHTDRSLIAGGSCLAHALHLTSSDVGSMAFPFAHIAGPDYTVMLLLYGFPAVMFERFALPDALDGYRRHGVTVAGGSTAFYSMFLTQQRQLPPGERLIPTLRLLAGGGAPKPPEIYHSVVREMGCQLTHGYGMTEVPMITMGAPDDTAENLATTEGLPPEGMRIRITDAEGAELPPGTDGEVRLRGEAVCQGYLDPGQSADVFDADGFLITGDLGHVKESGHLVLTGRAKDIIIRKGENISAKQIEDLLHQHPAVGDAAVIGLPDPERGERVCAVVEQPPGAPELTLEAVTSYLRGEGLATYKLPEQLEVVEALPRNETLRKVLKYRLRERFSRP from the coding sequence ATGAGGACCTCGGAGAACGAGACCGCGTACGAACTGGGCGCCTCCCGCACCCTCTGGGAGCTCATCGAGCGCCGGGCCGCGCTCACCCCCGACGCCCCCGTCCTCATCCAGTCGGCCGACGACCCCGCCGACGACCGCACGCTCACCTTCGGGGAGCTGAGGGACCGCGCCGAACGCGTCGCGGCGGGCCTGTACGCGAAGGGCGTACGCCCCGGCACGGTCGTCGCCTGGCAGCTGCCCACCCGCATCGAGACCGCGCTGCTCTCCTTCGCGCTGGCCCGCGTCGGCGCGGTCCAGTCCCCGGTGATCCCCTTCCACCGCGACCGCGAAGTCGGCTTCGCGCTGCGCGAGTCGAAGGCCGAGTTCTTCGCGGTGCCCGGCGTCTGGCGCGGCTTCGACCACACCGCGATGGCCCGAAGCCTCGCCGAGCAGGGCGGATTCACGGTCTTCGAGGCGTACGACGAGCTGCCCGACGGCGACCCTTCGGTGCTGCCCGCGCCGCCCGCCGACGGCACGTCCGTACGCTGGATCTACTGGACGTCGGGCACCACCTCCGACCCCAAGGGCGTGCTCCACACCGACCGTTCGCTGATCGCGGGCGGCTCGTGCCTGGCCCACGCGCTGCACCTGACCTCCTCCGACGTCGGCTCGATGGCGTTCCCCTTCGCGCACATCGCGGGCCCCGACTACACCGTGATGCTGCTGCTCTACGGCTTCCCCGCGGTGATGTTCGAGCGGTTCGCGCTGCCCGACGCGCTCGACGGCTACCGGCGGCACGGCGTGACGGTGGCGGGCGGCTCGACCGCGTTCTACTCGATGTTCCTCACCCAGCAGCGCCAACTGCCGCCGGGCGAACGGCTCATACCGACGCTGCGCCTCCTCGCGGGCGGCGGGGCGCCCAAGCCTCCGGAGATCTACCACTCCGTCGTACGCGAGATGGGCTGCCAGCTCACCCACGGCTACGGCATGACCGAAGTGCCGATGATCACGATGGGCGCGCCCGACGACACGGCGGAGAACCTCGCGACGACCGAGGGGCTGCCGCCCGAGGGCATGCGGATCCGGATCACGGACGCCGAGGGCGCGGAGCTGCCGCCGGGGACGGACGGCGAGGTGCGGCTGCGCGGAGAGGCCGTCTGCCAGGGCTATCTGGACCCCGGGCAGAGCGCGGACGTCTTCGACGCGGACGGCTTCCTGATCACCGGCGACCTCGGGCACGTCAAGGAGAGCGGCCACCTGGTCCTGACCGGACGGGCCAAGGACATCATCATCCGCAAGGGCGAGAACATCTCGGCCAAGCAGATCGAGGACCTGCTCCACCAGCACCCGGCCGTCGGCGACGCGGCGGTCATCGGGCTGCCCGACCCCGAGCGCGGGGAACGGGTCTGCGCGGTCGTCGAACAGCCGCCGGGGGCACCGGAGCTGACGCTGGAGGCGGTCACCTCGTACCTGCGCGGGGAGGGCCTCGCCACCTACAAGCTGCCGGAGCAACTGGAGGTGGTGGAGGCCCTCCCGCGCAACGAGACGCTGCGCAAGGTACTCAAGTACCGCCTGCGGGAACGCTTCTCACGGCCCTAG
- a CDS encoding EF-hand domain-containing protein, giving the protein MDSAEYERRIAARFATFDQDGNGYISREDFSTAAAALCAEFGATARSEKGQALYIGAEAFWQGMAGIADRDGDQRITRDEFVGGAVKRLRDNPDRFAELARPFLLAVLRVADGDGDGAASPQEAQRALKALGVPEDVAAAAAAALDSDGDGRVSEEEIVRAFAAYFTVPE; this is encoded by the coding sequence ATGGACAGTGCCGAGTACGAGCGTAGGATCGCGGCCCGGTTCGCCACCTTCGACCAGGACGGCAACGGCTACATCTCCCGTGAGGACTTCAGCACGGCGGCGGCCGCGCTGTGCGCGGAGTTCGGGGCCACGGCGCGGTCCGAGAAGGGCCAGGCCCTCTACATCGGGGCCGAGGCGTTCTGGCAGGGCATGGCCGGGATCGCGGACCGGGACGGGGACCAGCGCATCACCCGGGACGAGTTCGTGGGCGGCGCGGTGAAGCGGCTGCGGGACAATCCCGACCGGTTCGCGGAGCTCGCGCGCCCCTTCCTGCTCGCGGTGCTGCGCGTCGCGGACGGCGACGGCGACGGCGCGGCGAGCCCCCAGGAGGCCCAGCGCGCGCTGAAGGCACTCGGCGTGCCCGAGGACGTCGCGGCCGCGGCGGCCGCCGCGCTCGACTCCGACGGCGACGGCCGGGTCTCCGAGGAGGAGATCGTGCGGGCCTTCGCGGCGTACTTCACGGTGCCCGAGTGA
- a CDS encoding STAS domain-containing protein, with product MTLKVTTDEQAGWAVLCVSGEMDLLTSPVVRQHVHDSVAEGRRSIVLDLSEVLFCDSSGVGVLIATRRLIRSCQGRLRLILPARGAEDGSHVNRVLAALGVRRLFEVYPDVGSALDEEAAPLSA from the coding sequence GTGACGCTCAAGGTGACGACGGACGAGCAGGCGGGCTGGGCCGTGCTGTGCGTCTCCGGCGAGATGGACCTGCTGACCTCGCCCGTGGTGCGTCAACACGTGCACGACTCCGTGGCGGAAGGCCGCCGCAGCATCGTCCTCGACCTCTCCGAAGTGCTGTTCTGCGACTCCAGCGGCGTCGGCGTACTGATCGCCACGCGCCGCCTGATCCGCTCCTGCCAGGGCAGGCTGCGCCTGATCCTGCCCGCGCGCGGCGCGGAGGACGGCTCGCACGTGAACCGCGTCCTCGCGGCCCTCGGCGTACGACGGCTCTTCGAGGTCTATCCGGACGTGGGGTCGGCACTGGACGAAGAGGCCGCGCCGCTCTCCGCGTGA
- a CDS encoding sigma-70 family RNA polymerase sigma factor, translated as MPKDAPRRWDRRMQQRLAHGEAAALGELYDRFASLVHGLAHRVLGDESAADRITREVFSHVWENPDAYDPKQGPLRSWIATLAHQQAVRRLRQTESAALARGGEGTKEDLERKVRRASAAARADYIVTAMPTPLRAALELAYFQRRDYRQAAADLGVTEDEARRRLRLGLQLLSTANDAGDASAGLAHGTPPGTSSGYGTAL; from the coding sequence ATGCCGAAGGACGCGCCGCGGCGCTGGGACCGCAGGATGCAGCAGCGGCTCGCGCACGGGGAAGCCGCCGCGCTCGGCGAGCTGTACGACCGCTTCGCCTCGCTGGTGCACGGCCTGGCCCACCGCGTCCTCGGCGACGAGAGCGCGGCCGACCGCATCACCCGCGAGGTCTTCTCGCACGTCTGGGAGAACCCCGACGCGTACGACCCCAAGCAGGGCCCCCTGCGCTCCTGGATCGCCACGCTCGCCCACCAGCAGGCCGTCCGCAGGCTCCGCCAGACCGAGTCGGCCGCCCTCGCCCGCGGCGGCGAGGGCACCAAGGAGGACCTGGAGCGCAAGGTCCGCCGCGCCTCCGCCGCAGCCCGCGCCGACTACATCGTCACGGCCATGCCCACCCCGCTGCGGGCCGCCCTTGAACTCGCGTACTTCCAGCGGCGCGACTACCGCCAGGCCGCCGCCGACCTCGGCGTCACCGAGGACGAGGCCCGGCGCAGGCTCCGCCTCGGCCTGCAACTCCTGTCCACGGCGAACGACGCGGGCGACGCGTCGGCGGGCCTGGCCCACGGCACGCCGCCCGGCACCTCGTCCGGATACGGGACGGCGCTGTGA
- a CDS encoding MDMPI N domain containing protein, producing MRDGAVSGADTPEPFEGPDRPEHPDHPEEAGTGTPEGAAVPRIPMPRSSIEDTGEPLPDPPPPEPVVPLVLEHRVLKSLLGAWALAACSAEESAAVEDHLGDCGPCAQEALRLRDAVGLLHPEESLDLDPGLRTRVLESCLGRRPPRIPVPEWAVPYDAETARLDALLQDIGDSEWHAPVRLRWFEENGPVSRKTTVAGVIAHLLAVDGLVGLALGLDDPLGPDTKSPRDPSQRTEAYWRASYFPPTRAVRGPWREQTHEVIRTVSFAGGGSGRLPVPYGTVALPGPDPDSDAGADGVQKVELPLRDSMVDRAFECWIHAGDIADAVDYPYAPPAPRHLHRMIDLAARMLPGTLADRRRSGLAAPSRGLVAAGAPGRSLRLEIEGLGGGEWFIPLDSPAASASAEQEVAHVALDGVEFCRLAAGHVSPEEAAAGQDGDREAIRDVLFAAASLSRM from the coding sequence ATACGGGACGGCGCTGTGAGCGGCGCCGACACCCCCGAGCCGTTCGAAGGTCCGGACCGCCCCGAGCACCCCGACCACCCCGAGGAGGCCGGCACCGGCACTCCGGAGGGCGCGGCCGTGCCGCGCATACCGATGCCGCGCTCCTCGATAGAGGACACCGGAGAGCCCCTGCCCGACCCGCCGCCCCCGGAGCCCGTGGTGCCGCTCGTCCTGGAGCACCGCGTCCTGAAGTCCCTGCTCGGCGCCTGGGCGCTCGCCGCGTGCTCCGCGGAGGAGTCCGCGGCCGTCGAGGACCACCTGGGCGACTGCGGCCCCTGCGCGCAGGAGGCGCTGCGGCTGCGCGACGCCGTCGGCCTGCTGCACCCCGAGGAGAGCCTCGATCTCGACCCGGGTCTGCGCACCCGGGTCCTGGAGAGCTGCCTGGGCCGCCGTCCGCCGCGCATCCCGGTGCCCGAGTGGGCCGTGCCCTACGACGCGGAGACCGCCCGGCTCGACGCCCTCCTCCAGGACATCGGCGACTCGGAGTGGCACGCTCCCGTGCGGCTGCGCTGGTTCGAGGAGAACGGCCCGGTGAGCCGCAAGACGACCGTGGCCGGAGTCATCGCGCACCTCCTGGCCGTCGACGGCCTGGTCGGCCTCGCCCTCGGCCTCGACGACCCGCTGGGCCCCGACACCAAGAGCCCGCGCGACCCGTCCCAGCGCACGGAGGCGTACTGGCGCGCGTCGTACTTCCCGCCCACGCGCGCGGTGCGCGGCCCCTGGCGCGAGCAGACCCACGAGGTGATCCGCACGGTGTCGTTCGCGGGCGGCGGCTCGGGAAGGCTCCCCGTGCCGTACGGGACGGTCGCCCTGCCAGGACCCGACCCGGACTCGGACGCGGGAGCCGACGGGGTCCAGAAGGTCGAGCTGCCGCTGCGGGACTCGATGGTGGACCGCGCCTTCGAGTGCTGGATCCACGCGGGCGACATCGCCGACGCCGTGGACTACCCGTACGCGCCGCCCGCGCCGCGCCATCTGCACCGCATGATCGACCTCGCCGCGCGGATGCTCCCCGGCACGCTGGCCGACCGGCGCCGTTCGGGGCTCGCGGCCCCGTCCCGCGGCCTGGTCGCGGCGGGCGCGCCGGGCCGCAGTCTGCGCCTGGAGATCGAGGGGCTCGGCGGCGGCGAGTGGTTCATCCCGCTGGACTCCCCCGCCGCGAGCGCGTCCGCCGAGCAGGAAGTGGCGCACGTGGCGCTCGACGGCGTGGAGTTCTGCCGCCTGGCCGCGGGTCACGTCTCGCCGGAGGAGGCGGCCGCGGGTCAGGACGGCGACCGCGAGGCCATCCGCGACGTGCTGTTCGCGGCGGCCTCGCTGAGCCGGATGTAG
- the purU gene encoding formyltetrahydrofolate deformylase: MNEQSAAPVAPADQYVLTLSCPDKQGIVHAVSSYLFMTGCNIEDSQQFGDHDTGLFFMRVHFSAEAPVTVEKLRASFAAVGDSFHMDWQIHRAEDRMRIVLLVSKFGHCLNDLLFRSRIGALPVDIAAVVSNHTDFAELVASYDIPFHHIPVNKENKPQAEARLLEIVREENVELVVLARYMQVLSDDLCKALSGRIINIHHSFLPSFKGAKPYHQAHARGVKLIGATAHYVTADLDEGPIIEQEVERVGHDVTPDQLVAIGRDVECQALARAVKWHAEHRILLNGRRTVVFA, from the coding sequence ATGAACGAGCAGTCCGCCGCCCCCGTCGCGCCCGCTGACCAGTACGTCCTCACCCTTTCCTGCCCCGACAAGCAGGGCATCGTGCACGCCGTGTCGAGTTATCTCTTCATGACCGGATGCAACATCGAGGACAGTCAGCAGTTCGGCGATCACGACACCGGGCTGTTCTTCATGCGGGTGCACTTCTCGGCCGAGGCTCCGGTGACCGTCGAGAAGCTGCGGGCCAGCTTCGCCGCGGTCGGGGACTCCTTCCACATGGACTGGCAGATCCACCGCGCCGAGGACCGGATGCGGATCGTGCTGCTCGTCTCGAAGTTCGGGCACTGCCTGAACGACCTGCTGTTCCGCTCGCGGATCGGCGCGCTGCCGGTGGACATCGCCGCGGTCGTCTCCAACCACACGGACTTCGCCGAGCTCGTCGCCTCGTACGACATCCCCTTCCACCACATCCCGGTGAACAAGGAGAACAAGCCGCAGGCCGAGGCGCGGCTCCTGGAGATCGTGCGCGAGGAGAACGTGGAGCTCGTCGTCCTCGCCCGCTACATGCAGGTGCTCTCGGACGACCTGTGCAAGGCGCTCAGCGGCCGGATCATCAACATCCACCACTCGTTCCTGCCGAGTTTCAAGGGCGCGAAGCCGTACCACCAGGCGCACGCGCGCGGTGTGAAGCTCATCGGTGCCACCGCGCACTACGTGACGGCCGACCTCGACGAGGGGCCGATCATCGAGCAGGAGGTCGAGCGGGTCGGCCACGACGTGACCCCCGACCAGCTGGTCGCGATCGGCCGCGACGTGGAGTGCCAGGCCCTGGCCCGCGCGGTGAAGTGGCACGCGGAGCACCGCATCCTGCTGAACGGGCGCCGCACGGTCGTCTTCGCGTAA
- a CDS encoding SCO4402 family protein codes for MTVQGSEKSSRRGRRSSTMGGMPTNDMPWWRWRSNVRSALHMLSDPEFQRECWLAGREEYGDVTDAVYRLVEDTWLDNWSAEKYVGTIFRDAQEAALVDAAVLRVLRIMHEVGPDALVSVYLEHPGWPEAVHAAREAHVRLAVGDGEDPDVAPRTLEVLRILTRSA; via the coding sequence ATGACCGTGCAAGGTTCGGAGAAGTCTTCCCGTCGCGGCCGTCGCTCTAGCACCATGGGCGGCATGCCGACCAACGACATGCCGTGGTGGCGCTGGCGCAGCAACGTGCGCTCGGCGCTGCACATGCTCTCCGACCCCGAATTCCAGCGCGAGTGCTGGCTCGCGGGGCGCGAGGAGTACGGGGACGTGACCGATGCCGTGTACCGGCTCGTCGAGGACACGTGGCTGGACAACTGGTCCGCGGAGAAGTACGTGGGCACGATCTTCCGGGACGCGCAGGAGGCGGCGCTCGTCGACGCGGCGGTGCTGCGGGTCCTGCGGATCATGCACGAGGTCGGGCCCGACGCGCTGGTCTCCGTCTATCTGGAGCACCCCGGGTGGCCCGAGGCGGTGCACGCGGCGCGCGAGGCGCACGTTCGCCTGGCGGTTGGCGATGGGGAGGATCCGGATGTGGCTCCCCGGACCCTCGAGGTGCTGCGGATTCTGACCCGGTCCGCCTGA
- a CDS encoding ABC transporter substrate-binding protein, with protein MTGRRRTSFPRPFRTAALSAAVAAACTTLTAGCGVIPGATGGSREDPITVMTWAPEKTKATNKPGVPAMAQAYARWVNAHGGLDGRELKVLTCNDHNDSAGAADCAREAVDKDVAAVVGAYSQHGRSFLSPLEVAGIPYIGGYGITDDEFSSPLSYPVNGGEPALLAGNGRQLAARCDRVSLVRPDTLAGDELPKLLNSGLADGHHKPVADIRAPEDGTDLTPQAEQALRHAGAADGCVTAALGARTDTFYDSFRRTKDDYPPVRISSVLGSVDQSLIDRTGGATGPYEGAYVTGWYPASGDPRWSQMRKVVREQAFGDNRVDPADAGVQTTWIAYTVLKQVVESLDGGEVTAATLRRALDDGLKVETGGLTPTLSWRFEDMLAASEFPRLINSDVTFQVVRDGRLVPARQGFVNVEKTLEQTA; from the coding sequence ATGACCGGCAGGCGACGCACCTCCTTCCCCCGCCCCTTCCGAACCGCAGCGCTCTCCGCGGCCGTGGCGGCGGCGTGTACGACGCTCACAGCCGGGTGCGGGGTCATCCCTGGAGCCACGGGGGGTTCCAGGGAAGACCCCATCACCGTCATGACCTGGGCGCCGGAGAAGACCAAGGCCACCAACAAACCCGGCGTCCCCGCGATGGCCCAGGCGTACGCCCGCTGGGTCAACGCGCACGGCGGCCTCGACGGCCGCGAGCTGAAGGTTCTCACCTGCAACGACCACAACGATTCGGCGGGCGCGGCGGACTGCGCGCGCGAGGCCGTCGACAAGGACGTGGCGGCGGTCGTCGGCGCCTACAGCCAGCACGGCCGGTCCTTCCTCTCCCCCCTCGAAGTCGCGGGCATCCCCTACATCGGCGGCTACGGGATCACCGACGACGAGTTCAGCAGCCCGCTCTCGTACCCCGTCAACGGCGGCGAGCCCGCGCTCCTCGCGGGCAACGGCCGCCAGCTCGCCGCCCGCTGCGACCGCGTCTCCCTCGTACGCCCCGACACCCTGGCCGGCGACGAACTGCCCAAGCTGCTCAACTCCGGCCTCGCCGACGGCCACCACAAGCCGGTCGCCGACATCCGCGCGCCCGAGGACGGCACCGACCTCACGCCCCAGGCCGAGCAGGCCCTGCGCCACGCGGGCGCGGCCGACGGCTGTGTGACGGCGGCGCTCGGCGCGCGCACGGACACCTTCTACGACTCGTTCCGGCGCACCAAGGACGACTATCCGCCGGTACGGATCTCCTCGGTGCTCGGCAGCGTCGACCAGTCCCTCATCGACCGCACCGGCGGCGCGACGGGCCCCTACGAAGGGGCGTACGTCACCGGCTGGTACCCCGCGTCCGGCGACCCCCGGTGGTCCCAGATGCGCAAGGTCGTCCGTGAGCAGGCGTTCGGCGACAACCGGGTCGACCCCGCGGACGCGGGCGTGCAGACGACCTGGATCGCGTACACCGTCCTGAAGCAGGTCGTCGAGTCGCTCGACGGCGGCGAGGTCACCGCGGCCACGCTGCGCCGCGCCCTCGACGACGGGCTCAAGGTCGAGACCGGGGGCCTCACGCCCACGCTGAGCTGGCGCTTCGAGGACATGCTCGCGGCCAGCGAGTTCCCGCGCCTGATCAACTCCGACGTCACGTTCCAGGTGGTGCGCGACGGACGGCTCGTCCCCGCGCGCCAGGGGTTCGTGAACGTGGAGAAGACGCTGGAACAGACGGCGTAG